The DNA region CTCTACTACGCTTCCATAGACGAGGACTTCACGCTCCTCGGTTCAAGGGCGATAGCGGTCGCTGGAATAGCGGAGACCCTCGAAGAGGCCGGGAGAATCGTAGAAAGCGCGGTTCCCCACATCAGGGGCGAGCTCTTCTACCGGAGGGACGTCGGAACGAGGGAGAGCGTCGAGAAGAGGGTTCGCCTCATGAGGGAGCTTGGCAAGGAGTTCGAGCCGAATTCCTGCTGAGGTGGTCGTAATGATAGGCCGCGACGAGATTTTGGGGATCCTTGAGAAATACGACCCTGAGAGGATAACGGTCGGCGTAATCGGGAGCCACTCGGCCCTCGATATAGCGGATGGCGCTAAGGAGGAGGGCCTTTCCGTCCTTGTTGTGGCCCAGCGCGGGAGGCACAGGACTTACGCAGAATACTTTAAGCTCAGGAAGACGAGGGACGGCCTCACCAAGGGCTTCGTAGATGAGGTTATTGTCCTCGACAAGTTCGCCCAGGTCATCGACGTCCAGGATGAGCTCATCAGGAGGAACGTTATCTTCGTCCCAAACCGCTCCTTCGTGGTCTACACAGGCATTGAAAGGGTTGAGAACGACTTCCGCGTTCCCCTCTTCGGGAACAGGAGCTTGCTCCGGAGCGAAGATAGGAGCGAGGAGAAGAGCTACTACTGGCTCCTTGAGAAAGCTAAGCTCCCCTATCCGGAGGAAGTAAAGCCGGAGGAGATAGACGACGTCGGCCTGGTTATAGTAAAGCTCCCGCACGCCAAGAAAAGGCTTGAACGCGGCTTTTTCACGGCGGCATCATACAAGGAGTTCCGCGAGAAGGCCGGGAAGCTCATCAGGCTCGGCGTCATCACAGAGGAGGACTTAGCTAAAGCGAGAATAGAGCGCTACATAATCGGCCCTGTCTTCAACTTCGACTTCTTCTACTCGCCGATTGACGGGGAGATTGAGCTTTTGGGAATCGACTGGCGCTTTGAGACGAGCCTTGATGGGCATGTAAGGCTTCCGGCGAGCCAGCAGCTGACACTACCCGAATGGCAGTTCGAGCCGGAGTACACCGTTTGCGGTCATGCCTCTTCCACGCTCAGGGAATCCCTGCTTGAGAAGGTCTTCGAGATGGCCGAGAAATACGTGAAGGCAACGCAGGAGTACTATCCGCCAGGAATAATCGGGCCCTTCACACTCCAGACGGCCGTGGACAAGGACCTCAACTTCTACATCTACGATGTGGCTCCAAGAACAGGCGGTGGAACGAACATCCACATGGCCATGGGCCACCCCTACGGGAACTCCCTCTGGAGGAAGCCCATGGGCACCGGTAGAAGAATCGCTCTCGAGATAAAGCGCGCGATTGAGCTGGATGAGCTCGAGAAGGTGGTTACGTGAACTGTTTCCTTTGTTCAGTTACAGGTGCCGGGGATCCCTCCGCTTTTTCGAATTTTGCTCCCGATTGATTGGGCAACACTTGTTGGGCTTCAGCTCGGGGGCACCCAATCAGAAATCCCTCCCTTCAACCTGCAAGATGTTTTGGAGTCCCGAATGGGGGTCAATTAAATTCCGGTTTTTCCTGGAAAAGGCCATATCCCATTCGAGGAACGTTTTTAAGCCTCCACCGGAGCTACATCTTGCTCCCATAGCCCTGTCCGGGGGTGGTAATTTGAGCGACAACAGGTGGAAGTTCGTCATCATGGATATGCTGCTCGTCGCGGCCGGCTTCGGGACGATGCACATGCTTGAAAAGTTCAAGGACGCAGTCATCAACCACTACGGCATAACCGAGGCGGCTTTGAACTACCAGCAGACGGCCTACGTCGTCGGCCTTTTCATAGCCTTCCTCCTCGGGGGAACCAGCCTCTTTAAGGGCTCCTTTAAGAGGAGCGTGGCTTTAATAGTCAGCTTCGCGGCGATACCCCAGTTCCTGATACCCTTCATGCCGAACTGGTGGGGAGTCGTTGCGCTACGCTTCTTCCAGGGATTCATAGTTGCCTTAGTAGCGGTCTTCAGCAACCAGATCGCAAGGCTCTTCGTTGCGGAGAGGCCCTTCGCCAAGGGGATAGTCCTCTCGGGAATCTTCTGGGGCGGAATCTACGGCATAAGGCTCGCCAAGTGGGCCGGTGGAAATGAAGCGAGCTGGTCCTCAGTCAAAGAGGCCTTCCTTATCTCCGCTGTCCTCATGTACGTGATGCTTGCCCTCTGGTGGCTGTTCGTTGAGGACTTCGAGATACCAAAGGAGAAGCACTCTGCAAAGGGGGCCAGCGTCTGGAGGATGCCCTTCACCTGGGTCTTTGGCTTCACCTTCTTCCCGGCGCTGTGGTTGGTCTTCACCCTCGGCTCGTTCACCCTTCACCACGTGAGCTTCTCCGAGGCCCAGAAGGCCAACCTCGTCATGGCCCTTGAAGTTTCAATGGGGCTCTGGTCCATCATCATGGGCTACCTTGGCTATCGCCTCTCACTCAAAAACACCTCCAACCGCGGCCTCTTCAGGGCCATCGTCAGCGTCATGACCCTCTCATATATCGTGACATTCATAGGGCTCTTCATCGTCTGGAAAGCGACGAGCGCGAACGACTACACCCTTGCCCTCCTCGGCTTTGCCATAGCTGGCATCGTCCAGGGGACTGGCCCGGCCTTCTGGACGACCGCTCCGGCGGCCTACCCGAAGGAAATCTACCCCGAGGCCAGCTTTGCCCTCGGTTTGATCTCCAACTCTGCCAACGCAGTCGCCCCGAACGTCATGTTCGTCCTGGTGAAGAGCGTTGGGGTGGGGATGGCAATATACCTCGGCATGAGCCTTCTCGGAATACTGCTCCTCCTGGCTTCCTCCAGGATGAGGCTCCCCGTTGAGGAAGCCGGGGCTTAAGTTCTTCACTCTTTTTTCATTTCAATCCCCTGCACCCTACACCCGGATGTCCGGCGGTTTTCTTTGACATTTAAAAGTCAAAATAAACCTTAAAAACCCACAATTTTTACATTTTTCTGACAAGGTGGTGCCGATGAAGTGGAGGGTCAATGTTACCGTTCGCCTCAAGGAGGGCCTGAACGACCCCGAGGGAAGGGTCATTGGAAAAGCACTGAGAAACCTCGGCTACGCGGTTGAGAACCTCAGAGTCCCCAAGTACTTCGAGTTCGAGCTTGAGAGCGAGAGCCCGGAGGAAGAGGTCGAGGAGATGTGCAGGCGCCTTCTGGCAAATCCGCTCATCCACAGCTGGGAGTACAGAATAGAGCCGGTGAGCTGAGATGGTGAGGTTCGCCGTCCTCGTTTTCCCCGGGACCAACTGCGACTTTGAAACGGAGAAAGCTATAAGGAAGGCCGGCGCCGAGGCGGAGCGCGTCTGGTACAGGAACAGTCTGAAAGACTTCGACGGCGTAGTCCTTCCCGGCGGATTCAGCTACGCGGACTATCTCCGCGCTGGGGCAATAGCGGCCAGGCAGGAGATAATGGAGGAAGTAAAGGAGTTCGCCAATGAGGGAAGGCCCGTCCTCGGGATATGCAACGGCTTTCAAATCTTAACCGAGGCCGGCCTTTTGCCCGGTGCCTTAAGGCCAAACAGAATCCCGCGCTTCCTCTGCAGGTGGGTTCACCTCAGGGTTGCCGATAACGGGACGCCCTTCACTTCCCTCTACGAGCCCGGGGAAGTCATAAGGATGCCGATTGCCCATGGAGAGGGCAACTACTACGTTGATGACCCGTCAAGGGTCAGGATAGTCTTCCAGTACAGCGATGGGGAGGGCAATATAACGGAAGAGGCGAACCCGAACGGCTCTGTTCTTAACATAGCGGCCGTGGCAAACGAGAGGGGGAACGTCCTCGGAACCATGCCCCACCCGGAAAGGGCAAGCGACCGCTTCCTTGGCAGTGAGGACGGTCTGAGGCTCTTCAGGGGCATGGTCGAGTGGGCGAGGAAGTGATTTCTCTATTTTTTGCATAACTGCAGGAAGACCTCCTCAACTATCACTCAGACCACCTTGACAACGCATGTTTTCCTTTTCTTTCACGGTGGAAGGGAGTTTATCGGGGGGAAAGTAGAGCCCGCTGACGAGTTGGGCGGTGAGGTTGAAGAACCAGTTTAATGGGTCCTGGGTGGCCTTGGTCGCTATTCTGAACCCTGCTGAGAAAAGGTCGAGTGCAAAAATTAAAGATAGAATTCACTGCAAAATCCAAATAGCATAAGGTGGAAACGATGTCAATCGTTAGCGTCTCCAATCTTGAAAAATCCTATGGAGGCCTGCGGGCCCTCAAGGGAATAAGCTTTCAGATCGAAGAAGGAGAAATCTTCGGTTTAATCGGGCCGAATGGGGCCGGCAAGAGTACTACCCTGAAGATCCTCGCGACCCTGATACCACCGGACAGGGGAAAGGCCGAAGTTATGGGGCACGATGTTGTTAAGGAACCCGAAAAGGTCAGGAAGCTGATAAGCTATCTCCCGGAAGAGGCCGGAGCGTACAAAAACCTAACCGGAAGGGAATACCTCCGCTTTATGGCCGGCCTGTACTCCCAGGCGACTGGGAAGGACGCCGATGAGATGCTTGAACTCGGAATCGGGATAGCGAACCTTGGAGTAAGGCTGGACGACAAGGTCTCAACTTACTCAAAGGGCATGACGAGAAAGCTTCTCCTGGCGAGGGCTTTGATGGTCGTCCCGAAGCTGGTGATCCTCGATGAGCCCACGAGCGGTCTGGACGTCGTGAACGCCCACGAAATCCGGGAGCTAATAAAGGGGTTCTCACGCGAGAGGGGTGTCTCAGTCCTCGTTTCGGGCCACAACATGCTCGAGGTCGAGTTCCTCTGCGACAGGGTCGCGATAATCAACAGGGGGACTATAGTCGAGATGGGAAGGCCCGAGGAGCTGAAGGAGAAGTACAGCTCTAAGAACCTTGAGGAGGTCTTTGTGAAAACTTCGAGGAGGGGTTTCTATGGGTGAGCTCTGGATCATGTTCCGGAAGGAGCTTATGGATATCCTTAGGGACAGGAGGCTCTTAACGGCTATATTACTCCCCCTCATCCTTATACCGGCTCTCTCGGGGGCCGTTGGTTCATCGGGTCATTCCACCAAAGTGGCCGTCAGGGTCATTGACAACGATAAAGGAGAATATTCCAGGGCCCTCGTGGAATTCCTCCGGGAGAGCGGGGTTGAAATAAACGAAAGCTCCCGGATAACACTCGTGATTCCCGCGGGCTTCTCCGAGGCCATCGCAAACATTACATCCCCACGACTGTTGATTCGGGTTAGCCTTTCAAACCCCCTCGACTTCAAGACGGTTAGGTCAACCGGGACCCTGAGGGCTCTCATACTGAGCTTTGGGAGCGGGGTTCTGCCGGCCCTTAAGCAGGAGTTTATGATAGAAGTTGGTGGGGGCGTTCTGAACGTTGAGCCATCAAGGTACATCTCATCGCTCCTAAAGAGCTCACTTGCAGTGCCTTTTGTTCTCTTTGTGATAGCCATCTATGCCTCCCAGGCGGTAGCCGCATCGGTGGCCATGGAGAGGGAAAACAAGACCCTTGAGACCCTCCTCACGCTACCAGTCTCGAGGAGGTCGGTAATACTCGCCAAGGTGTTCAGCTCGATAGCATTCAGCCTGCTCGTGCTCGCCTCCCTTGTCCTCTCGTTCGCAGTTTTTGCCAGGTTCTCACCCGGCTCCGGTGGTGGGGGTAGCGTCTCCTTGGGCCTGGTGCCTCTGCTCGCCCTATCGGCCGGGACGTTCCTCCTCTTCCTCCTGATGCTCCTGACGAGCCTTTTAGTTTCGCTCTTCACGCTCGACGTGAGGAGTGCGTTGAGCATAGCGGGCCTCGTTGAGGTTGTTTACCTCATCTCGGTGATGGTTCTCCTCAGCGGTGTTGAGCCATCCGGAGCATGGGAAATTCTCGTAAAGGCGGATCCGGGCTACGCACCTGTTCAGGCCTTCCTGAGCGCGATGGTTGGCGACTACGCTATAGCCCTCGGGGCACTGCTTTATCTGCTCCTCTGGAATGTGGCGGTGCTCAAGCTTGCCGTCTGGGTCTTCAACAGCGGCATTTTAATGACCAAGAGGATCGACGCCGGAAGCCTCCGGTGGCTGGTGAGGATAAAGGTGTGAAGGACATACCGGCGATGCTCTTTGGGATTTAAGTTTTTAACATTTTTCAGTCAAAACAAACCTTAAAAACAGGTCTTTTTTACATTAATACGTCAATAACTGGAGGGTTCACGATGTTCCCCCACGAGGAGAAGTTCATCCGCGAAAGGCTCGGCAGGGAGCCGAACGAGCTTGAAAAGGCCATGCTGGAGGTCATGTGGAGCGAGCACGCCTCCTACAAGTCCAGCAGGCCCTGGCTGAGGCTTTTGCCAACTAAGAACGAGCACATAGTCCTCGGCCCCGGCGAGGACGCGGGAATAATCAGGTTCGATGATGAGACGTGGATAGCCGTCAGGATAGAGAGCCACAACCATCCCTCTGCAGTGGAGCCTTACGGCGGTGCCGCGACGGGCGTTGGCGGGATAGTTAGAGACGTGCTCGCCATGGGTGCAAGGCCAATTGCACTCCTCGACTCGATAAGGTTCGGCCCGCTGGAGGGGGAGCGCAACAGGTACCTTTTCGAGGGCGTCGTTAAAGGTATAGCCGACTACGGCAACAGGATAGGCGTCCCGACGGTCGGCGGCGAAACCGAGTTCGATGGGAGCCTGGACAGCTACACCCTCGTCAACGTGGCCTGCGTTGGGATAATGAGGCCCGAGCACCTCGTGCACAGCTACTCCAGTGAAGCGGGCCTCAAGCTCGTCCTCGTCGGCAACAGGACGGGCAGGGACGGAATCCACGGCGTGACCTTCGCGAGCGAAGAGCTGGGCGAAAAGGCTGAGGAGGAAGACCGCTCCGCCGTGCAGATTCCTGATCCCTTCACTGAGAAGCTCCTCATCGAGGCGACCCTTGAAGCCGTCTACACCGGCAAGGTGAAAGCACTTAAGGACCTCGGCGGCGGAGGTTTGACATGTGCCTCCTCCGAAATGGCCGGGAAGAAGGGCTTCGGCGCAGTAATTTACGCCGACAGGGTTCCCCTCAGAGAGCCCGGCATGAGTCCTGCTGAGGTCATGATCTCCGAGAGCCAGGAGAGGATGCTCCTCGCGGTTAGGCCTGAAGACGTTAAGGAAATCGGAAGGATTTTCGAGAAGTACGAGCTGGACTGGGCGGTCGTAGGCGAGGTCATCGAGGAGCCGCGCTACATCGTCTACTGGAACGGAGAGAAGGTCGCAGACCTGCCGATTGAGCTCCTCGCGGACGTTCCAACGATAGAATGGGAGATGAGGCCTTACAGTTTGGAAAAGGAAGTTGAAGCGCCGGAGATTGACTTCGGGAAAGCCTTCGAGCTCGTCTGGGGCAGTCCAAACATCGTGAGCAAGCGCTGGGTCTGGGAGCAGTACGACCACGAGGTTCAGGGGAGAACAGCTGTAAAGCCCGGGAGGGACTCGGCTGTCCTTAAAATCAACGAAGAATACGGCCTTGCCTTCGTAGCGGATGGAAACCCCGGCCATAGCTACCTCAACCCCTACCACGGCGCCATGGGTGCCGTTGCAGAGGTCGTTAGAAACCTCGTCAGCGTCGGGGCGGAACCGTTGGCCCTCGTCGACAACCTCAACTTCGCCTCACCGGAGAGGCCCGAGGTCTACTGGAGCTTCGCCGAGACTGTTAGGGGATTGGCCGATGCAGCAAAGGCCTTTGGTCTGGCCTATGCAAGCGGCAACGTGAGCTTCTACAACGAGATAGCGGGGAAACCGATAAAGCCCACGCCCGTGGTTGCGGGCCTCGGGAAGGTGAAGCTTGAGAAGATTCCCTCGATGGGGCTCGAGGAGGGCCTCCTCATAGGCGTTGTTGGGGTTACGGGGAGAGAACTCGGCGGCTCTGAGCTCTACGCGAGGCTCGGGGTGGAGGGCGGAAGGGCCCCGCGCGTGAACCTTGAGGAAGAGAAGGCCAACGCCGGGGGAATCCTCAGGGCCATCGAGAGGGGCCTCGTTATTTCAGTCCACGACGTGAGCAAGGGCGGCATAGCGGTCGCTCTGGCGGAGATGGCCTTAGCTGGCGGGACCGGCTTCGAGGTCGACCTCTCGGAGGTTCCCGCGGATGGAAACCTCAGTCCATTGGAGGTGGCCTTCAGCGAGAGCCACGGGCGCTACGTCGTGGCTTTCCCGGAGGAGAGTCTCGAAGAGCTCAGGGGCATCTTCAGGCACTTCGCCGTCATTGGGAGGGCAGGGGGAAGAGATGTAATCTTCCG from Thermococcus zilligii AN1 includes:
- a CDS encoding formate--phosphoribosylaminoimidazolecarboxamide ligase family protein; the protein is MIGRDEILGILEKYDPERITVGVIGSHSALDIADGAKEEGLSVLVVAQRGRHRTYAEYFKLRKTRDGLTKGFVDEVIVLDKFAQVIDVQDELIRRNVIFVPNRSFVVYTGIERVENDFRVPLFGNRSLLRSEDRSEEKSYYWLLEKAKLPYPEEVKPEEIDDVGLVIVKLPHAKKRLERGFFTAASYKEFREKAGKLIRLGVITEEDLAKARIERYIIGPVFNFDFFYSPIDGEIELLGIDWRFETSLDGHVRLPASQQLTLPEWQFEPEYTVCGHASSTLRESLLEKVFEMAEKYVKATQEYYPPGIIGPFTLQTAVDKDLNFYIYDVAPRTGGGTNIHMAMGHPYGNSLWRKPMGTGRRIALEIKRAIELDELEKVVT
- a CDS encoding MFS transporter, which translates into the protein MSDNRWKFVIMDMLLVAAGFGTMHMLEKFKDAVINHYGITEAALNYQQTAYVVGLFIAFLLGGTSLFKGSFKRSVALIVSFAAIPQFLIPFMPNWWGVVALRFFQGFIVALVAVFSNQIARLFVAERPFAKGIVLSGIFWGGIYGIRLAKWAGGNEASWSSVKEAFLISAVLMYVMLALWWLFVEDFEIPKEKHSAKGASVWRMPFTWVFGFTFFPALWLVFTLGSFTLHHVSFSEAQKANLVMALEVSMGLWSIIMGYLGYRLSLKNTSNRGLFRAIVSVMTLSYIVTFIGLFIVWKATSANDYTLALLGFAIAGIVQGTGPAFWTTAPAAYPKEIYPEASFALGLISNSANAVAPNVMFVLVKSVGVGMAIYLGMSLLGILLLLASSRMRLPVEEAGA
- the purS gene encoding phosphoribosylformylglycinamidine synthase subunit PurS; this translates as MKWRVNVTVRLKEGLNDPEGRVIGKALRNLGYAVENLRVPKYFEFELESESPEEEVEEMCRRLLANPLIHSWEYRIEPVS
- the purQ gene encoding phosphoribosylformylglycinamidine synthase I encodes the protein MVRFAVLVFPGTNCDFETEKAIRKAGAEAERVWYRNSLKDFDGVVLPGGFSYADYLRAGAIAARQEIMEEVKEFANEGRPVLGICNGFQILTEAGLLPGALRPNRIPRFLCRWVHLRVADNGTPFTSLYEPGEVIRMPIAHGEGNYYVDDPSRVRIVFQYSDGEGNITEEANPNGSVLNIAAVANERGNVLGTMPHPERASDRFLGSEDGLRLFRGMVEWARK
- a CDS encoding ABC transporter ATP-binding protein, yielding MSIVSVSNLEKSYGGLRALKGISFQIEEGEIFGLIGPNGAGKSTTLKILATLIPPDRGKAEVMGHDVVKEPEKVRKLISYLPEEAGAYKNLTGREYLRFMAGLYSQATGKDADEMLELGIGIANLGVRLDDKVSTYSKGMTRKLLLARALMVVPKLVILDEPTSGLDVVNAHEIRELIKGFSRERGVSVLVSGHNMLEVEFLCDRVAIINRGTIVEMGRPEELKEKYSSKNLEEVFVKTSRRGFYG
- a CDS encoding ABC transporter permease subunit, with product MGELWIMFRKELMDILRDRRLLTAILLPLILIPALSGAVGSSGHSTKVAVRVIDNDKGEYSRALVEFLRESGVEINESSRITLVIPAGFSEAIANITSPRLLIRVSLSNPLDFKTVRSTGTLRALILSFGSGVLPALKQEFMIEVGGGVLNVEPSRYISSLLKSSLAVPFVLFVIAIYASQAVAASVAMERENKTLETLLTLPVSRRSVILAKVFSSIAFSLLVLASLVLSFAVFARFSPGSGGGGSVSLGLVPLLALSAGTFLLFLLMLLTSLLVSLFTLDVRSALSIAGLVEVVYLISVMVLLSGVEPSGAWEILVKADPGYAPVQAFLSAMVGDYAIALGALLYLLLWNVAVLKLAVWVFNSGILMTKRIDAGSLRWLVRIKV
- the purL gene encoding phosphoribosylformylglycinamidine synthase subunit PurL gives rise to the protein MFPHEEKFIRERLGREPNELEKAMLEVMWSEHASYKSSRPWLRLLPTKNEHIVLGPGEDAGIIRFDDETWIAVRIESHNHPSAVEPYGGAATGVGGIVRDVLAMGARPIALLDSIRFGPLEGERNRYLFEGVVKGIADYGNRIGVPTVGGETEFDGSLDSYTLVNVACVGIMRPEHLVHSYSSEAGLKLVLVGNRTGRDGIHGVTFASEELGEKAEEEDRSAVQIPDPFTEKLLIEATLEAVYTGKVKALKDLGGGGLTCASSEMAGKKGFGAVIYADRVPLREPGMSPAEVMISESQERMLLAVRPEDVKEIGRIFEKYELDWAVVGEVIEEPRYIVYWNGEKVADLPIELLADVPTIEWEMRPYSLEKEVEAPEIDFGKAFELVWGSPNIVSKRWVWEQYDHEVQGRTAVKPGRDSAVLKINEEYGLAFVADGNPGHSYLNPYHGAMGAVAEVVRNLVSVGAEPLALVDNLNFASPERPEVYWSFAETVRGLADAAKAFGLAYASGNVSFYNEIAGKPIKPTPVVAGLGKVKLEKIPSMGLEEGLLIGVVGVTGRELGGSELYARLGVEGGRAPRVNLEEEKANAGGILRAIERGLVISVHDVSKGGIAVALAEMALAGGTGFEVDLSEVPADGNLSPLEVAFSESHGRYVVAFPEESLEELRGIFRHFAVIGRAGGRDVIFRWDGKELLRKSIPELREVYESLPRLLGEGE